Proteins from a single region of Verrucosispora sp. NA02020:
- a CDS encoding DUF5682 family protein, which produces MSAPAAVGAFGALRDQLTDAAAAFAGGPDALADILAGIVDDVDRALGERLEIFPVCHHSPASALAMVRRLRSKQPRVIYLELCEDLRPLLGELRNCRLPVAVQAFASELDGFPAAWGPLSVIAPVTEASAEYQAIAYALETPGVELVLVDRSTDHVFQWSPRGGTPPQGEVAGAESGAEAGEQAALHGDAVGVEIGDLRPRFAELEAHLLHHGKVRHWSEWWDQYVERPLTVADHDTYRQVMVLIGSLFRRLRPVGSDRTDRDEDRERYMWTRIRQHLAASGADPEDCLYVCGAFHAASRVAQFGLDSTAPDFDISPRTATRWRYGLIPSSHSAIEAQFGLAPGSVSIAAASWTKAVSGSRLTPYRLDGQRGGTPRGRRGRAAPDPAPDEAVSDRLSGFLAAPPALDGLDEAELRRWCVDIVRLARRNGYLASTADAIAVFETSILLAGLRNRARPTPYDFADAAVTCIEKDVVPGRRDVRRLCEILLGGDRIGQVGYDALPPLARDVLDRLQPLGLDLEKRTMQRALLDLHGNPELAGCSDLLWMLRHVLPPDAVRPIMGERRLGHRSIQESWDLALGRHQRALIELGYEGVTVEQVLEQRLRRAAHGPDATAAGALAAVEDAIRLLDSPRLVDELGARAVELLAAERTVDDAPRVLRRIRRLLAHHQATAPTLPAWCAAFVTTGYAHYCTLLPTAFVEEETGVRQVGAMLGFLFSLESLALSLGCDRSQLELAVGQSHPEAPAKVALLWAARHQLGLLPLTELRAQCQELLANPLVVPAFPQYLSGFVHALEPVPGLAPFVVETMSTAFARLPDPVLLPWLPNLVTTLRQHGAESVPLLVREAGRTFPGTLSELDSWVPPWLRTSPAVPTVAPRFSGGAAGPVHALLAAHPEPVDAVAGLLGVRGDWCAPRSGAAVLVEAHPSTAEAVASLLSDR; this is translated from the coding sequence CGATGCGGCCGCCGCCTTCGCGGGCGGTCCGGACGCGCTGGCCGACATCCTCGCCGGGATCGTCGACGACGTGGACCGCGCCCTGGGCGAGCGGCTGGAGATCTTCCCGGTCTGCCACCATTCGCCGGCCTCGGCGCTGGCCATGGTGCGCCGGTTGCGGAGCAAGCAGCCTCGGGTGATCTATCTGGAGCTCTGCGAGGACCTCCGACCGTTGCTGGGGGAACTGCGCAACTGTCGGTTGCCGGTGGCGGTGCAGGCGTTCGCCTCCGAACTCGACGGCTTCCCCGCCGCGTGGGGTCCGCTCAGCGTGATCGCGCCGGTCACCGAGGCGTCCGCCGAGTACCAGGCGATCGCGTACGCGTTGGAGACGCCCGGGGTGGAGTTGGTGCTGGTCGACCGCTCCACCGATCACGTCTTCCAGTGGTCGCCCCGGGGCGGGACCCCGCCCCAGGGCGAGGTGGCCGGCGCGGAGAGCGGTGCCGAGGCGGGCGAGCAGGCGGCCCTGCACGGCGACGCGGTGGGCGTGGAGATCGGCGACCTGCGTCCCCGGTTCGCCGAGTTGGAGGCGCACCTGCTGCACCACGGCAAGGTGCGGCACTGGTCGGAGTGGTGGGACCAGTACGTCGAACGGCCGCTCACCGTCGCCGACCACGACACCTACCGTCAGGTGATGGTGCTGATCGGCAGCCTGTTCCGGCGGCTGCGTCCCGTCGGGTCGGACCGCACCGACCGCGACGAGGACCGGGAACGCTACATGTGGACCCGGATCCGGCAGCACCTGGCCGCCTCCGGGGCCGACCCCGAGGACTGCCTCTACGTCTGCGGCGCCTTCCACGCCGCCAGCCGCGTCGCGCAGTTCGGCCTGGACTCCACCGCCCCGGACTTCGACATCTCCCCGCGTACCGCGACGCGGTGGCGGTACGGCCTGATCCCGTCCAGCCACTCGGCGATCGAGGCCCAGTTCGGTCTCGCACCCGGATCGGTGTCGATCGCGGCCGCGAGCTGGACCAAGGCGGTGAGCGGGTCACGCCTGACGCCGTACCGGCTGGACGGTCAGCGGGGTGGCACGCCCCGGGGCCGGCGGGGACGCGCCGCGCCGGATCCGGCACCGGACGAGGCGGTCAGCGACCGGCTCTCCGGGTTCCTCGCCGCGCCACCCGCCCTCGACGGGCTCGACGAGGCGGAGCTGCGCCGGTGGTGTGTGGACATCGTCCGGCTGGCCCGGCGCAACGGCTACCTGGCCAGCACCGCCGACGCGATCGCGGTGTTCGAGACCTCGATCCTGTTGGCGGGGTTGCGCAACCGGGCCCGGCCCACCCCGTACGACTTCGCCGACGCGGCGGTGACCTGCATCGAGAAGGACGTGGTGCCGGGTCGACGTGACGTGCGGCGGCTCTGCGAGATCCTGCTCGGCGGGGACCGGATCGGGCAGGTCGGCTACGACGCCCTGCCGCCGTTGGCCCGCGACGTGCTGGACCGGCTCCAGCCGCTCGGTCTGGACCTGGAGAAGCGGACCATGCAGCGGGCGTTGCTGGATCTGCACGGCAACCCGGAGCTGGCCGGCTGCTCGGACCTGCTCTGGATGCTGCGGCACGTGCTGCCGCCGGACGCGGTCCGGCCGATCATGGGTGAGCGTCGGCTCGGCCACCGGTCCATCCAGGAGAGCTGGGATCTGGCGCTGGGCCGTCACCAACGCGCGTTGATCGAACTCGGGTACGAGGGGGTGACCGTCGAGCAGGTGCTGGAACAGCGCCTGCGTCGGGCGGCACACGGCCCGGACGCCACCGCCGCCGGTGCTCTCGCCGCCGTCGAGGACGCCATCCGGCTGCTGGACAGCCCTCGGCTGGTCGACGAACTGGGTGCCCGGGCGGTGGAGCTGCTCGCCGCCGAACGCACCGTCGACGACGCGCCGCGCGTGCTGCGCCGGATCCGCCGGCTGCTCGCCCACCACCAGGCCACCGCGCCGACGCTGCCGGCCTGGTGCGCGGCGTTCGTGACCACCGGGTACGCCCACTACTGCACGTTGCTGCCGACCGCGTTCGTCGAGGAGGAGACCGGCGTCCGGCAGGTCGGGGCGATGCTCGGGTTCCTGTTCAGCCTGGAGAGTCTGGCGCTCTCCCTCGGCTGCGACCGGTCCCAGCTCGAACTCGCGGTGGGTCAGTCCCATCCGGAGGCGCCGGCCAAGGTGGCCCTGCTCTGGGCGGCCCGGCACCAGCTCGGTCTGCTGCCTCTGACCGAGCTGCGGGCCCAGTGCCAGGAGCTGCTGGCCAACCCGCTGGTGGTGCCGGCCTTCCCGCAGTATCTGTCCGGGTTCGTGCACGCGCTGGAACCGGTGCCGGGGCTCGCGCCGTTCGTGGTGGAGACGATGTCCACCGCGTTCGCCCGACTGCCCGACCCGGTCCTGCTGCCCTGGCTGCCCAACCTGGTCACCACCCTGCGGCAGCACGGCGCCGAGTCGGTGCCGTTGCTGGTCCGCGAGGCGGGGCGCACGTTCCCGGGCACACTCTCCGAGTTGGACTCGTGGGTCCCGCCCTGGCTGCGTACCTCCCCCGCCGTCCCCACCGTCGCGCCGCGCTTCTCCGGTGGGGCGGCCGGGCCGGTGCACGCCCTGCTGGCCGCTCATCCGGAGCCGGTGGACGCGGTCGCCGGCCTCCTCGGTGTACGGGGCGACTGGTGTGCTCCCCGCAGCGGTGCGGCGGTCCTGGTGGAGGCGCACCCGAGCACCGCCGAGGCGGTCGCGTCACTGTTGTCCGACAGGTAG
- a CDS encoding cyclase family protein → MTLRTINLTRPITTESPAGSFFPWEAPYRTEEIATLTYNGANLFHITMGSGSATRLLGPALGSPTGATVDQLPPQRLLGRAAVVLSCPVGPGGEISADAIRAALDDADLRAGDAVVLATGWGDDPDRFADAAYYLDGPYLSVTAAQLLVERLRANSSDMLLTDCLYLDRPGGDHARTEWTALQPWLRPAYPSDAATIYLHHYRPEKVRHDWAATLALTESIWTVAGLVGCGALAGRRIRLTLAPLNVQGVGEVPCTVVAQISGDDGAPEAPVFSSGEPT, encoded by the coding sequence ATGACCCTGCGCACCATCAACCTGACCCGCCCGATCACCACCGAGTCACCGGCCGGCAGCTTCTTCCCCTGGGAGGCGCCGTACCGGACCGAGGAGATCGCCACCCTGACCTACAACGGCGCGAACCTCTTCCACATCACCATGGGCAGTGGCTCCGCGACCCGGTTGCTGGGTCCGGCGCTCGGTTCGCCGACCGGAGCCACCGTCGACCAGCTGCCACCACAGCGGCTGCTCGGCCGGGCGGCGGTCGTGCTGTCCTGCCCGGTGGGGCCGGGCGGCGAGATCTCCGCTGACGCGATCCGTGCCGCTCTGGACGACGCCGACCTGCGGGCCGGTGACGCGGTGGTCCTGGCCACGGGGTGGGGGGACGATCCGGATCGCTTCGCCGACGCGGCGTACTACCTCGACGGGCCCTACCTCAGCGTCACGGCGGCCCAGTTGCTGGTCGAACGCCTCCGCGCCAACTCGTCGGACATGCTGCTCACCGACTGCCTGTACCTCGACCGGCCGGGTGGCGACCACGCCCGGACCGAGTGGACCGCACTACAGCCCTGGCTTCGCCCGGCGTACCCGTCGGACGCTGCCACGATCTATCTCCACCACTACCGGCCCGAGAAGGTGCGGCACGACTGGGCCGCCACCCTGGCTCTGACCGAGTCCATCTGGACCGTGGCCGGACTGGTCGGATGTGGCGCCCTCGCCGGGCGCCGGATCCGGCTCACCCTCGCCCCGCTCAACGTGCAGGGCGTCGGCGAGGTGCCCTGCACCGTGGTCGCCCAGATTTCCGGCGACGACGGTGCTCCCGAAGCACCGGTCTTCTCGTCAGGAGAACCGACATGA
- a CDS encoding cyclase family protein gives MRTVNLTLPLYPFMPVGNVWAWDSPFQLTPVTTHERQGVSTHHMSFHSEAGTRLMLGACYDDDAPRIHELDYGTLVDRETVVIDIPKQAGEEIEADDIERAVVGDPDYRDGDAVLLRTGWGDDERYRTLGDDYATTTPHFSLDGAKRLAEVMTERGSDLMLTDCAYIGNLGEGFMFPEWASRKPWDRPPFPSPQARIYMRHYTPQRGAGGGAPDWGSSVVLHLAMSPVAAVANCGALRSKRVRITVLPLFLAGAEGAPCTVLAVDGDEAGEAR, from the coding sequence ATGAGAACAGTCAACCTGACGCTGCCGCTCTATCCGTTCATGCCGGTCGGCAACGTGTGGGCCTGGGACTCCCCGTTCCAGCTCACGCCCGTGACGACTCACGAACGGCAGGGTGTCTCGACCCACCACATGAGCTTCCACAGCGAGGCGGGCACCCGTCTCATGCTCGGCGCCTGCTACGACGACGACGCACCCCGCATCCACGAACTCGACTACGGCACGCTGGTCGACCGCGAGACGGTCGTCATCGACATCCCGAAGCAGGCCGGCGAGGAGATCGAGGCCGACGACATCGAGCGCGCCGTCGTCGGCGATCCCGACTACCGCGACGGTGACGCCGTGCTGCTGCGCACCGGGTGGGGCGACGACGAGCGCTACCGCACTCTCGGTGACGACTACGCGACCACCACCCCGCACTTCTCGCTGGACGGCGCGAAGCGGCTGGCGGAGGTGATGACCGAACGCGGTAGCGACCTGATGCTGACCGACTGCGCGTACATCGGCAATCTCGGCGAGGGCTTCATGTTCCCGGAGTGGGCCTCCCGCAAGCCGTGGGACCGTCCGCCGTTCCCCTCCCCGCAGGCCCGCATCTACATGCGGCACTACACGCCGCAACGCGGGGCCGGCGGCGGTGCCCCGGACTGGGGGTCGTCGGTCGTCCTGCATCTCGCGATGTCCCCGGTCGCCGCGGTGGCCAACTGCGGCGCGCTGCGCAGCAAGCGGGTCCGGATCACCGTGCTGCCCCTGTTCCTCGCGGGAGCCGAAGGAGCCCCGTGCACCGTGCTGGCCGTGGACGGCGACGAGGCGGGAGAGGCCCGATGA
- a CDS encoding GntR family transcriptional regulator produces MVNSAEPASSVTSLRVPQKVVLSESTYDVLRAAILDGTLPPGTRIVEESLARQLGVSRAPLREAIWLLKRDGLLVEESARTTRVVQLTEDDVHELHMVRTVLETLAYQQASPRLRPSDVSDLEDLISQMHEASAAGDTRRIADLDYRFHRALCAPCGLPRIMKAWDEQHVLFRLWLNMVGPTLGVQDIAESHRVLLGVVRDGDAEAISEQVIHHVYLVGGVMADQRSRWAAAQPRLYFPQAAPGA; encoded by the coding sequence ATGGTCAACTCGGCCGAACCCGCATCGTCCGTCACCTCGCTGCGCGTGCCCCAGAAGGTCGTGCTCAGCGAGTCGACCTACGACGTACTGCGGGCGGCGATCCTGGACGGCACTCTGCCGCCGGGCACCCGGATCGTGGAGGAGTCGCTGGCCCGGCAACTCGGCGTCAGCCGCGCGCCACTGCGCGAGGCCATCTGGCTACTCAAGCGGGACGGCCTGCTCGTCGAGGAGTCCGCGCGCACCACCCGCGTCGTCCAGTTGACCGAGGACGACGTCCACGAACTGCACATGGTCCGCACCGTGCTGGAGACCCTGGCCTACCAGCAGGCGTCACCGCGGCTGCGACCGTCCGACGTCTCCGACCTCGAGGATCTGATCTCCCAGATGCACGAGGCGTCGGCGGCCGGTGACACCCGCCGGATCGCCGACCTGGACTACCGGTTCCACCGCGCCCTCTGCGCGCCGTGCGGACTTCCCCGGATCATGAAGGCCTGGGACGAGCAGCATGTGCTCTTCCGTCTGTGGCTCAACATGGTCGGCCCGACGTTGGGCGTGCAGGACATCGCGGAGTCGCACCGGGTCCTGCTCGGCGTCGTGCGTGACGGTGACGCCGAGGCCATCTCCGAGCAGGTGATCCACCACGTCTACCTGGTCGGCGGCGTGATGGCCGACCAACGCAGCCGCTGGGCGGCCGCCCAGCCCCGTCTCTACTTTCCGCAGGCTGCCCCAGGCGCCTGA
- a CDS encoding PPC domain-containing DNA-binding protein — protein MTSTVPAVVSRAAGNGRVIAASIKPGAQLTDSIEQVCRDHGVHTAVILSVIGTIQEVYLRNPRDITTLPIHREHEFADEIDTVVLQRPMEILSIQGNVTTLDGKLWAHCHALFSEAGGNVRGGHVFRATVWSQGEVFLQELTDIRIDREYDREVTGLPQIRLHGCDAGPADGR, from the coding sequence ATGACCAGCACCGTACCCGCCGTCGTCAGTCGCGCCGCCGGCAACGGCCGTGTGATCGCCGCGAGCATCAAGCCCGGCGCCCAGTTGACCGACTCGATCGAGCAGGTGTGCCGTGACCACGGCGTACACACCGCCGTCATCCTCTCGGTGATCGGCACCATCCAGGAGGTCTACCTGCGCAACCCCCGAGACATCACCACGCTGCCGATCCACCGCGAGCACGAGTTCGCCGACGAGATCGACACCGTCGTGTTGCAACGCCCGATGGAGATCCTCTCCATCCAGGGCAACGTCACCACCCTCGACGGCAAGCTGTGGGCGCACTGCCACGCCCTGTTCTCCGAGGCGGGTGGCAACGTCCGTGGCGGACACGTCTTCCGGGCCACCGTCTGGAGCCAGGGTGAGGTCTTCCTCCAGGAGCTGACCGACATCCGCATCGACCGCGAGTACGACCGGGAGGTCACCGGTCTGCCGCAGATCCGCCTGCACGGGTGCGACGCGGGACCTGCCGATGGCCGGTGA
- a CDS encoding carbohydrate ABC transporter permease, whose translation MSEILTATRATAPPPTRPVARPRRRRGSILGRIALAVTVTVALAPALFVFFWMLTSSFKQQVDIYTIPPKWFDFTPTLDNYQAALTRTPFARYMTNSLVVATCSSLLGLLIGVPAAYSIARYRQTKLSLSLLTARLLPGVAYLVPFFVAFTALRMVGTYPALILSHVIITFPLTVFIMVNFFAALPDEVHDAAQVDGCGKLETFWRIAVPLTRPGMLTAGILAFIFSWNDFKMALILSDGDSRTLPVAVFNFVHEASLDWGPMMAYASIIMLPVFVLTLAAQRHIVTGMTMGSVK comes from the coding sequence ATGTCCGAGATCCTGACCGCCACCCGAGCCACCGCGCCACCGCCGACCCGACCGGTGGCCAGACCTCGCCGACGGCGTGGATCGATCCTCGGTCGGATCGCGCTCGCCGTCACCGTCACCGTCGCGCTCGCTCCGGCGCTGTTCGTGTTCTTCTGGATGCTGACGTCGTCGTTCAAGCAACAGGTCGACATCTACACGATCCCGCCGAAGTGGTTCGACTTCACGCCCACCCTGGACAACTACCAGGCGGCGCTGACCCGCACCCCGTTCGCGCGCTACATGACCAACAGCCTGGTCGTCGCCACCTGCTCCAGCCTGCTCGGGCTGCTCATCGGTGTGCCTGCGGCCTACAGCATCGCCCGCTACCGGCAGACCAAACTGTCGCTGTCACTGTTGACCGCCCGTCTGCTACCCGGGGTGGCCTATCTGGTGCCGTTCTTCGTCGCGTTCACCGCGTTGCGGATGGTCGGTACCTACCCGGCACTGATCCTGTCGCACGTCATCATCACGTTCCCGCTCACCGTCTTCATCATGGTGAATTTCTTCGCCGCCCTGCCCGACGAGGTCCACGACGCGGCGCAGGTCGACGGGTGCGGGAAGCTGGAGACGTTCTGGCGGATCGCCGTGCCGCTGACCCGACCCGGCATGCTCACCGCCGGCATCCTCGCGTTCATCTTCAGCTGGAACGACTTCAAGATGGCGCTGATCCTCTCCGACGGCGACAGCCGCACCCTGCCGGTGGCCGTCTTCAACTTCGTCCACGAGGCGTCCCTGGACTGGGGGCCGATGATGGCCTACGCCTCGATCATCATGCTGCCCGTCTTCGTCCTCACCCTCGCCGCGCAGCGGCACATCGTGACCGGAATGACGATGGGCAGCGTCAAGTAA
- a CDS encoding carbohydrate ABC transporter permease, with translation MLDVLDRYDRYILPAPALIVVVAMLAFPIGYTVYLSFHEWSGGLRPPEFVGLDNLTRSLGDSQFWGSIWRTVYFVTLSVGLQVVLGVGAALLFHQRFPGRGVARTLFMFPMIATPAAVALVWKMMFDPTIGILNYLVQSVGGPTLLWISDANLVIPALAIVDTWMWTPLVMLIVLAGLAALPQEPFEAAKVDGAGPVRTFVSVTLPLLSPVILVAALFRLIDAIKTFDIIKVITDGGPGTASETLNLYAFKQGLSYLHFGYGSMLLVWLTLLVFVVAIVFTRLRARTDQG, from the coding sequence TTGCTCGACGTCCTGGACCGCTACGACCGGTACATCCTGCCGGCCCCGGCACTGATCGTCGTCGTCGCGATGCTGGCGTTCCCGATCGGCTACACCGTCTATCTCAGTTTCCACGAGTGGTCTGGCGGGCTGCGACCACCGGAGTTCGTCGGTCTGGACAACCTGACCCGCTCACTGGGCGACAGCCAGTTCTGGGGCAGCATCTGGCGCACCGTCTACTTCGTCACCCTGTCGGTGGGGCTGCAGGTCGTGCTCGGCGTCGGCGCGGCCCTGCTGTTCCACCAGCGCTTCCCTGGTCGAGGGGTGGCCCGCACCCTGTTCATGTTCCCGATGATCGCGACGCCGGCCGCTGTCGCCCTGGTCTGGAAGATGATGTTCGACCCGACCATCGGCATCCTTAACTACCTCGTGCAGTCCGTCGGTGGACCGACCCTGCTCTGGATCAGTGACGCCAACCTCGTCATCCCGGCACTGGCGATCGTGGACACCTGGATGTGGACACCGTTGGTGATGCTCATCGTGCTGGCCGGGCTGGCCGCACTTCCGCAGGAACCGTTCGAGGCAGCCAAGGTCGACGGCGCCGGGCCGGTGCGTACCTTCGTCAGCGTCACGTTGCCGCTGTTGAGCCCGGTCATCCTCGTCGCCGCGCTGTTCCGACTCATCGACGCCATCAAGACGTTCGACATCATCAAAGTCATCACGGACGGCGGTCCCGGCACCGCCTCGGAGACCCTCAACCTGTACGCCTTCAAGCAGGGCCTGTCGTACCTGCACTTCGGGTACGGGTCGATGCTGCTGGTCTGGCTGACCCTGCTGGTCTTCGTCGTGGCGATCGTCTTCACCCGCCTCCGGGCGCGGACCGACCAGGGGTGA
- a CDS encoding FGGY-family carbohydrate kinase — MAGDPCLLGVDIGTSSSKGVLTDPAGAVLAVATRPHRVSRPRPGHVEHDAEAIWWAEFVAIVRDLLAAAPGPVAAVAVSGIGPCVLPATMEGRPLRPAILYGVDTRATAEIAELTDAIGADEIVRRGGNRLTSQAVGPKLRWVRRHEPKVWADTCRFFMASSFLVFRLTGEYVLDHHSASQSDPLYDLHGQSWIDDLATQIAPGLELPRLLWPTEIAGRVTRDAARLTGLPEGVPVTAGTIDAWAEAASVGATRAGDLMLMYGTTMFLTRTVTAPVVHPRLWATTGLFPGSFCVAGGTATSGAVVEWLRDLVGGTDYERLATEAAVVPAGADDLVVLPYFAGERTPLFDEKARGVVAGLTLDHGRGHLYRAVLEGIGYAVRHHLDEMAGLLTPPERVIAVGGGARPLWTRIISDVTGQPQLVPEQTIGASYGDAYLAGLAVGLVDRDDDWTRWAARVEPDPSTAAAYHRGYTAYRSLYPATRDIVHGMTERAEAG; from the coding sequence ATGGCCGGTGACCCCTGCCTGCTCGGCGTGGATATCGGCACGTCGAGCAGCAAGGGCGTCCTCACCGATCCGGCCGGGGCCGTACTGGCCGTCGCGACCCGCCCGCACCGGGTGTCGCGGCCCCGGCCGGGCCACGTGGAGCACGACGCCGAGGCGATCTGGTGGGCAGAGTTCGTCGCCATCGTGCGGGACCTGCTCGCGGCGGCTCCCGGGCCGGTCGCCGCCGTCGCGGTCAGCGGCATCGGTCCGTGCGTCCTGCCGGCCACCATGGAGGGACGGCCGCTGCGACCCGCGATCCTGTACGGCGTCGACACCCGGGCGACAGCGGAGATCGCCGAACTGACCGACGCCATCGGTGCCGACGAGATCGTCCGGCGCGGCGGCAACCGGTTGACCAGTCAGGCTGTTGGCCCGAAGCTGCGGTGGGTCCGACGGCACGAGCCAAAGGTCTGGGCGGACACCTGTCGGTTCTTCATGGCCAGCTCGTTCCTGGTGTTCCGGCTCACCGGTGAGTACGTCCTCGACCACCACTCGGCCAGCCAGAGCGACCCGCTCTATGACCTACACGGGCAGTCCTGGATCGACGACCTGGCCACGCAGATCGCCCCGGGACTGGAGTTGCCGAGACTGCTGTGGCCCACCGAGATCGCCGGCCGGGTCACGCGTGACGCCGCACGGCTCACCGGCCTGCCCGAGGGCGTCCCGGTCACCGCCGGCACGATCGACGCCTGGGCTGAGGCCGCCAGCGTGGGTGCCACCAGAGCCGGCGACCTGATGCTGATGTACGGCACCACCATGTTCCTCACCCGCACGGTGACCGCACCGGTCGTCCATCCGAGGTTGTGGGCGACCACCGGCCTCTTTCCCGGCAGCTTCTGCGTCGCGGGTGGCACCGCCACCTCGGGTGCGGTGGTCGAGTGGCTGCGCGATCTCGTCGGCGGGACCGACTACGAGCGGCTGGCCACCGAGGCCGCCGTGGTGCCCGCCGGCGCCGACGACCTGGTGGTGCTGCCGTACTTCGCGGGCGAGCGAACTCCGTTGTTCGACGAGAAGGCGCGTGGTGTCGTCGCCGGCCTGACCCTCGACCACGGGCGTGGACATCTCTATCGGGCGGTGCTGGAAGGAATCGGGTACGCGGTCCGGCACCACCTCGACGAGATGGCCGGTCTGTTGACGCCACCCGAGCGGGTCATCGCGGTGGGCGGGGGCGCCCGTCCGCTGTGGACCCGAATCATCTCGGACGTCACCGGTCAGCCGCAGCTGGTCCCCGAGCAGACGATCGGGGCCAGCTACGGCGACGCCTACCTTGCCGGCCTCGCGGTCGGGCTGGTCGACCGCGACGACGACTGGACACGGTGGGCTGCCCGGGTGGAACCGGATCCGTCGACGGCCGCCGCTTACCACCGTGGCTACACGGCATACCGTTCCCTGTATCCGGCGACCCGGGACATCGTCCATGGGATGACCGAACGGGCGGAGGCCGGCTGA
- a CDS encoding sugar ABC transporter substrate-binding protein yields the protein MKQSFRSITRTLAIALTATLAVTACGGGGAGNQGPEYTGDTFDWKRYDGQSIKVYVADTGQVESLRAGLAEFTDLTGITVEIEGSDVTSYRQNLPVRLTSRASDFDVMATFPEVDGLQFAKNGWYTDLGPYLTNPGMTNPEYDFEDFGAGIRKAMTVEEQTVTVLWEMQTDLVYYRKDLLEKAGLEVPTTFAEWDAAAAAVHDPGNRVYGFALRGIPYQTTTPFSSFLYAHCGEWVADGKAAINTPEALKAYEAYGQLGTKYGPPGIAGFDWPVPSQQFAQGNVFAFLDVNLFVKDLEDPTKSRVAGNVGYTTVPRADCDAAPFIGGWGYGINPFSEKGDAAWYFIQWATSKQMNLDLKLTGWPSPRASAWGSPEFKQADKTPEFTQVVLSSTETARARMNPPVTPGVEAREIAGLVANKGLEGQTGDALKRTADQQNDKLQGLLDAMR from the coding sequence ATGAAACAATCATTTCGATCGATAACACGAACCCTCGCGATAGCCCTGACCGCGACGCTGGCCGTCACCGCCTGCGGCGGGGGCGGCGCCGGGAACCAGGGTCCGGAATACACCGGCGACACCTTCGACTGGAAGCGCTACGACGGCCAGTCGATCAAGGTCTACGTGGCCGACACCGGTCAGGTGGAGAGTCTGCGGGCCGGGCTGGCCGAGTTCACCGACCTCACCGGCATCACCGTCGAGATCGAGGGGTCCGACGTCACCAGCTACCGGCAGAACCTGCCGGTGCGGCTCACCTCGCGGGCCTCGGACTTCGACGTCATGGCGACCTTCCCCGAGGTCGACGGCCTGCAGTTCGCCAAGAACGGCTGGTACACCGACCTCGGTCCCTACCTCACCAACCCGGGGATGACCAACCCGGAGTACGACTTCGAGGACTTCGGGGCCGGCATCCGCAAGGCGATGACGGTCGAGGAGCAGACCGTCACCGTCCTCTGGGAGATGCAGACCGACCTGGTCTACTACCGCAAGGACCTGCTGGAGAAGGCGGGTCTGGAGGTGCCGACCACCTTCGCGGAGTGGGACGCCGCCGCTGCGGCCGTGCACGACCCCGGCAACCGGGTGTACGGCTTCGCGCTGCGCGGCATCCCGTACCAGACGACCACACCGTTCTCGTCATTCCTGTACGCGCACTGCGGTGAGTGGGTCGCCGACGGCAAGGCCGCGATCAACACGCCGGAGGCGCTCAAGGCATACGAGGCGTACGGACAGCTCGGCACGAAGTACGGGCCGCCCGGCATCGCCGGATTCGACTGGCCGGTGCCCTCCCAGCAGTTCGCGCAGGGCAACGTCTTCGCCTTCCTGGACGTGAACCTGTTCGTCAAGGACCTGGAGGATCCGACGAAGTCCCGGGTGGCCGGCAACGTCGGGTACACCACCGTCCCCCGTGCCGACTGCGACGCCGCGCCGTTCATCGGCGGTTGGGGCTACGGCATCAACCCCTTCTCCGAGAAGGGTGACGCCGCCTGGTACTTCATCCAGTGGGCCACCAGCAAGCAGATGAACCTCGACCTGAAACTCACCGGCTGGCCCAGCCCGCGTGCGTCGGCCTGGGGGTCGCCCGAGTTCAAGCAGGCGGACAAGACTCCCGAGTTCACCCAGGTGGTGCTGAGCAGCACCGAGACGGCACGGGCCCGGATGAACCCGCCGGTGACCCCGGGCGTCGAGGCCCGCGAGATCGCGGGACTGGTCGCCAACAAGGGCCTGGAAGGCCAGACCGGCGACGCCCTCAAGCGGACGGCCGACCAGCAGAACGACAAGCTGCAGGGCCTGCTCGACGCGATGCGCTAG